In a single window of the Acidobacteriota bacterium genome:
- a CDS encoding MerR family transcriptional regulator translates to MKHGKPKHPFQLIHGGRLDETPGLLPPSTDLFLKAAVAGKRTPDVLSLRPDSLSISEFAELTGVEPHVIRYWEQEFQELKPASDEQGNLRFDCQAVEIARRIKQLRDTDQFTISQIKKIIRKEFGK, encoded by the coding sequence ATGAAACACGGCAAACCCAAACACCCATTTCAACTCATTCACGGGGGGAGGCTGGATGAAACACCCGGCCTGCTTCCTCCCTCAACTGATTTGTTTTTGAAAGCCGCGGTGGCGGGGAAACGCACACCGGACGTGCTTTCACTCAGGCCGGATTCTTTATCAATTTCTGAATTTGCCGAACTGACTGGGGTTGAACCACACGTGATCCGATATTGGGAGCAGGAATTTCAGGAATTGAAGCCGGCTAGTGATGAGCAGGGCAATCTCCGATTTGATTGCCAGGCCGTGGAAATTGCCCGACGGATCAAACAGCTCCGTGATACTGACCAATTCACTATCTCCCAGATAAAGAAAATCATCCGCAAAGAGTTTGGAAAATAA